One Oncorhynchus keta strain PuntledgeMale-10-30-2019 chromosome 34, Oket_V2, whole genome shotgun sequence genomic window, tgaaatttccgatttatcatggatttatcagtggtgaccatgttacctagcctcagtgcagtgggcagctgggatggCATATATACATACCTCCTATATATGgcataaatggcatatataggaGGTGCTCTCGttttccatggactttacagtgtcccaaaacattttgtagtttgtttgaaaaagctagcctttgctttccttaCTGACTGCATGTCTTGGTTCCTGAttttccctgaacagttgcatattgcggggactattcgatgctagtgcagtctgccacaggatgtttttgtgctggtcgagggcagtcaggtctggagttcTACcttttttttgaaaggggcatgcttatttaagatggtgaggaaattacttttaaagaacgaccaggcatgCTCGACTGactggatgaggtcaatatccttccaggataccttggccaggtcgattagaaaggcctgctcgtagaagtgttttagggagtgtttgacagtgatgaggggtggtcatttgactgtGGACCCATGGCGGATACAGGCAACGAGGCAGTGAtagctgagatcctgattgaaaacagcagaggtgtatttggagggcaagttggtcaggataatgtctatgagggtgcccatgtttttGGATTTAGTGTTGTACCTAGTGGGTTCCTTGACaatttgtgagattgagggcatctagcttagattgtaggactgctgggatgttaagcatatcccagtttaggtcacttaacagaacgaactctgaagatgaGGGCAATCAATTCAttaatggtgtccagggcacagctgggagttgagggggtctataacaggcggcaacagtgagagacttaatTCTGGAGGGATTCATTTTTAGaattagaagctcaaactgtttgggcgaagacctggaaagtatgacagaactttgcaagctatctctgcagtagattgcaacccctcccctttggcagttctatcttgatggaaaatgttgtagtttggtaTGGAAATCTCCgaattcagacacggcaaggacatcagggttggtggactgtgctaaagcagtgagtcaAACAAATGCAGGGAGGCGGCTTCTgataacatgcatgaaaccaaggctttttcgaagtcaacaaatgagtgcctggggacacgcaggaCCTGGgttctgtgtgcgtgcgtgtaaatGATGTATGTTTATATAGGCACCTGAGCTGAGCAATAATAgagactaggcatctaccaccccactcattgtggtctcagagcatttcatattattctgtaagtAAATCCAAGACACTGCATTTAGTATGGATATGCAGTGGTgatttttagcatgtaaatcttggtgggtgaacaaaaaaaaatgttttagatgCATGACAGCAACGCCAATACAACACTAAGCAATACAcaaattgcactataatggtgacaaatggtgcccacaaactgttagggcctacataaagctgtcccaacagcagagctttcttttcagcacaaTTGCGTAAGTCAttatcactgctacacctggctatcagtggagccttgtctggcagcgacaCGGTTAATTCATCCTCATTTACTGCCCTTTAAAAaaatatggctgacttgcttaaacaaatgtggtttctccTGATAATTGAgttgtacaaactatggcataaggggacaacgAGCAGATAATaggcaatctgtaatttcgaGTACAACATTAATGAGCGGACGCAGTCAATATAGCTTTATTaaacacttttgaaatgtacagtgacagaattcagaacatgggccgttcttacagcattctccctgtacaccaagtcagtaCCATAggataaagggggcatataagcagacaatgaaagctcttataatattcaatgattacattacTCTAAAATAGGCTACATgggcaccaccaagtcagaacagtaggggggaagggaccaaattattagggtgaggcacatgggctactaatgGGGGggaacaaggttgaatcatgacgtcagtgatcttcaggttggagctctagaaagaggcccgagttcacAACTTTGAATTCCGAGTTGAATGACCGttcaaaaatgtattttcccagtctcttgttttttttccagagttccctgttgtcttgaactcattaaagtctgagatttccaagtttccagttgttttgaatgcggcagAAGGCATGCTGGATTGACatcatggccaatgtattcaaacttttctggcccatggtgttgaatgtttatccttttaagcttggaatagagacccttaaacccagacttggaccaaacaccctctccactgaatagcaggctagtgattgctttgcaatgcttgcagttagccactgattctttccaaaccactcattgttgaatttgcaattcaacttgtgtaatgtttatagTCGATGAGCAGCAATACATttgatctataatttctcttcatatgacaaggatttgcCAGCAGACTGTCAACGTGATTCATGAAGATGACTGCTTGTCTACTTGCTAGCTAAAATGTTGAAAGtatgacatgatcagtccaatcaaatctACGGTAGATATGTGATTTAACCATTTCTGTGGCCAacgaccttgagccttcttggatgggcacttctaatgtaactatgGCAGCACCCATGGGACTTGAATTTGAGGTCTCTATGTAATTTTGCGGTTATGTGGTGTTCCAATGAGTGACAGAACATTGAGCCAATCACTGCACATCTAGAATACATTACCAACCCCAAAGCTCTGTATTTTCCAATggctgtcccaccaccacagaaagcaatGAGCTATGCTGAAGCACCTGCATTTtgaagctgccttactcaagaaagcaaaaaagagaccatgtttgtatgcggatTTATTAacttttttacattgtttgcaaactgatatgtgacacgtattaatgcccaAAAACATACAAAACAGGCTCTGCCCTCAATGACGGGTCACCATTGATATGTTACGTTTCCTAATgtgtgtattcatttgtggatgtccattatACATTCCGattgatatgttacaaattgcaGATTTTAATTTAGAATTGGAAATGAAACTAATCTTAGTGCATCAAACCACATCGAATTGTTTCAAATGACAATGTAATTCCTGTATCATATCGCAGACCaagtatctagatacgtatcgaaTGGAATAAATGCACACCCCTAATATTTTGATTTAGCTGACGAACACTTTTTCACCTTAAACTTTTATGTAATCATTTAAAAGTGGATGAAAGGAATGCACAGCAGTACAGAGGTCATCTTTGTCTAACATGTTTATATGCAAATACATTTTCTCTTTGCAGACCGATGGCAACTTTGTGCTCTACGGTTGGGGTCGGGTTGTCTGGGCATCAAACACTGACAACAAAGATGCTCAGAGGCTCATCCTCCAACAGGATGGCAACCTGGTCATCTACACTACAAAGGACCATCCCATTTGGGCAAGTAACACTGGCCGTTGCAACAATACACAAAGAGGCCACCTCACCCTCACTGACAAAGGTACCCTGGAGCTCTACAGAGACCGAGTGGTGATCTGGACATCGTAACATCGACCGGCCCAACAATGCACAAAGAGGTCACCTCACCCTCCCTGACGAAGGTGCCCTGATGCTCTACAGTCCCAGAAATGTGGTCTGGTGCTCTCGTGAGGACACTAGTAATGAGGCAGAGGAACATCTTCACTTGACCATACCGGTCTACATCTACCACTAAACTGTATTCAAAAGGCTTGAGGCTTTAACCCTTTGATTTGGTCAAATAAATGTATTGACTTAAAGTAGTTGTAATTCTGTGCATTGTGTCAGGTACTCTCTATATTCAAAAGACAAACATCACTAACTTTTTCATGAAGAAAATGGCTGTATTGGCTCATATAAAAGAGAACATGAGATCTGACTGTTTTTCATGTACATTTTTATTATGAAAGACACTATCATGCATCACAACAGAATAATTTATGGAGGGACACATACACAACGTTATAATCCATGTATGAGTCTGTATTGGCGTTTGTCCCATAGAGAATGCTAGTGGCCTTGATGTCGCATGGGCAGCACCATCGAGGGCTTCCGCCATTTTAAAGTGGTCAAAGTAGTCAACTGAgtggggattcctatgggttgtagcctcaatggcgctgcccatgctgtcacagataaAGATGAGTCCTATCTCTATGGGTGTGTGGGCCCATGTGTGATGTTACAGGAAGTCACACAGTCTCTCCAGTACAGAAGGGTTTCTGTTGCTGAGGAAGATCAGttctttcttcccttcctctgtctgACCTTTATAGAGAAATCTCTCAATCAGTTCAACATGTCATAATCTAAACCATCACAAACAGTGGTGAAAGTGAATATCTCTTACTGTGTGGGTGTTGTAGCCAGTGGCGGTCCAGGTAGTAGAGGTAACAGCTCTCAAACTCCTTCTCACTGTAGAGGAGACTGGTACTGGGACAAACGGGTCCATGCTGTCAAAGCCCTCCTGTAGGAGGAACACATAGGATAAGGATGTTTTTAATAGGTGAACTTCTGTTTCTATTTGACTGATGATGCATATAAACACATCAGAAGGGTCTTGTCCAAAAACATCTAGATCATTCCCTTGTTAGCCCAGATCAATAGACACCAAGGGTTAGAGGTAGTTTTTGGACTGGACATATAACATTAACCAGGATGTAATCATGACTCCTGACCTCTCCCAGCAGCTCCTGGGGCAGGTAGGCAGAGCTTGGAGCGTAGAGAGATCCTGTCTGAGACAGCGTGGCGATGACTGCCCCTccacactgaggagagagagagggatagaggtgtAAATCACAATCATGTAATTTTCTAATGTCTATTAGAGGATAACCACCATGCAGTTCTCACCCAGTCATTGTTGATCATCTTCCTCAAGTTATGAACCAATGTCAACTCCTCTGGAGCCacctggcagagaggagagacacagaaaaagtagagagagaagggaaaagtGACAGGGGAGAGAAAGGTCAGCCAAGTAAGCAATCTTTACACAAATTACAAAGGCAAAAATGGAAGCAATAGAAATCAACATTTTTTTATAGATCCACAGTGAGGTGAATGAATGTATTAGTACAGGGCTCTTGTCCTCCTTGAGTGTGGTCCTTCCCCAGAGACCGTTGACTCCATCAACAGCCAGCCAGCCTGAAGCCCCCAGCCTGTAGCCTCAGCTCCTTTAGAACTGCCCCCACCACATCACTGCTGCTCTTCACACGAGACACTCCCTGGGGTGAAAAACACAGCTTAACAATGATACCACATGAGATTCTTAAGACTTCTGGTAATTggcaataaaagcctttgacacttatgaaatgcttgtaattatacttcattattccatagtaacatctgactaaaatatctaaagacactgaagcagcaaactttttGGAAATTAATatctgtgtcattctcaaaatgaCACaaatgttttgccccactgtatatagtacaAGTGAAAAGTTTAGCCACGATTACTCATTCAAGgctctttattttctacattgtagaatgatagtgaagacatcacaactatgaaataacacatggaatcattcagtaaccaaaaaaggtgttacattttttatttgagattcttcaaagtagccaccctttgccttgatgacagctttgcacactctaggcattctctcaaacagcttcacctggaatgcttttccaacagtcttgaaggagttcccacatatgctgagcacttgttggctgattttccttcactctgtggtccaactcatcccaaaccatcttaattgggttgaggccGGGTGATTGTGTTttgaccaggtcatctgatgcagcactccatcactctccttcttggtcaaattgcccttacacaacctgaaggtgtgttgggtcattgtcccgttaaaaacaaatgatagtcccactaagctcaaaccagatgggatggtgtatcgctgcagaatgctgtggtagccatgctggttaagtgtgccttgaattttaaataaatcactgacagtgtcaccagcaaagccccccacacctcgatgcttcacggtgggaaccacacatgcggagatcatccgttcacctaatgtgcatctcacaaagacacggcggatgcaaccaaacatctcaaatttggactcgtcagacaaaaaggacagatttctaccagtctaatgtccattgctcgtgtttcttggcccaagcaagtctcttcttcttattggtgtcctttagcagttgtttctttgcagcaattagacttggtcttttaccaaatagggttatctccagtataccacccctgccttgtcacaacacaactgattggctcaaacgcattaaggaaataaattccacaaataaacttaCCAAGGTACACCTCtcgattgaaatgcattccaggtgaccatgtcatgaagctggttgagagaatggcaagtgTCCAGAGCTTTTGAGcttttcatcgttttgatgtagtcaccattattctacaatttagaaaatagtaaaaataaagaaaaaccctggaatgagtaggtgtgtccaaacttttaactggtactgtatttttaaatgtattgtttCTCGCTGATATGCAAGATAAGGAAGTGATGCAGGTTAATGTTCAGACAGTGTTGGGGCTCTTAACTAAACATCCCCATACAGAAGACGCCTTCGTCCAATGACTTATGTGTAATGGAAATGAGAGTTGAGAGTCAGCACATAACAATTAGGTATAAGGGACTATAGTATTAGTGCAAGCCTCAAGCTCTCTTCAATCTATTAATCAATCAGACACTTACCGACAGTTGtagctgctttgtgtgatgtattgttctctaccttcttgccaatttgtgctgttgtctgtgcccaaaaaTGTTTGTACCTTGTTGATTTGTCATGtgtgctgccttgctatgttgttttcttaggtctctctttgtgtCGTGTTATGTTATCTCTCGTCGTGATGTGCGTTTTgtccaatatatatttttttaaatccagcCCCCGTAGGAAGCTTTTTGCCtgtttggtaggccgtcattgtaaataagaatttgttcttaaccgactttcctagttaaatagaaTAAATAAAGCTATGAATGTCATGGGATCTTGCACCATGGACTCACCGTTTGTCGTAATCTCAAGGATAGTCTGTGAAGGGCCATGGTCTGGAACATGAATAAATACATAAACCCAGGTCAGTTTACACAGTTGCCATCTGTACTATTGCACGACCTTCACTGTAAAATAATTATTATGTTATTAGGACTAGCAATGTAATCTAAACTCAATAGCTAGTTAACCTtgcattagctagctagatatctGCTAGCAAGACACTGCACCATGCATCCTTGTTTTACAGTAACGTTACACTGCAGCAAGACTACAACAACTGTAGGTACACAACAACAATTTACGAAACAAATAATTCATTAAATTCCAAATGAAAATCCAAACAGGCAAGGTCATGTAGTTTTAGACGGTTCAGGTCTATTTTGAAAACACTGAAGAGTTGCACAATTTCGGTCGAACTGTCACGGTGCTAAATCCGTGGTAGTCGCCATTTTGGTTTGTAGACGAAGGATGTTACGTAGAGAGCTCAAATATGCGCATCGTTTGCGCAAATCCAGATGTCAtccacagtttttttttttagagcTAGGTGGTCTTATTTAGAACCAGTCCGATaaaaaagattttaaaaaatctatatataCAAAATAAATAAGAGTCTACAGTTGGATAACCGAATGGTGGGTGATGAGAATAGTTGGCCTAAAATAGATTTAAGTCAATGGACCTAGGATTTAGGCCTATAGGTTTGCAATGGTTATGCCAGGAGGGGGGGGACCTCTATAAACATTCTCAGGATGATTCTATGCAAGATGGTCCCATAAATTTCAAAGTGGAGTATGCGTGAATGaaactaaaaaatatatattgttttcGTTAGTAAACATAATTATAGCCTTAGGCCTAATATGTGACATTCAACCACAATAATGCTCGATAGAGATCATTTTTCAAATGAAATACAATTtctaaacaataaaaaaaaacagtagGCTTTGGCTGTATAGGCTTACAGTCTACTGGATCTCCCATAGCGCACATCAatcacccttctctccctcccttctctcccgcCTCTTGGAGCTCCTGAAAGAGTGTGCAGTGTGTTGCTTTCAGCTTGTTTGAGACTGCTGTAACCTTCTACTCAGTGCTTCTACTACGGGCGCTTTCTGCTCAGAAGCCCCCGTTTTGTGAATGGGCTTCAGTCCGCTCTGACTTCAACCGTGCCCGGGTTGCGCAAGGAACGAATTCAGATATGCAAACAGGTAACTGCTTGGGAAAGAAGGGCCAAGAGAAAGCCAGGCTTGATATGTCGTCGccattttgttagtttttttataTCATTATGTATTTCTAAATCATTTAGGCTATTTTGTGAACATAAGTTTTTAGCTACTTTTAAAAATCATTTAGATGCACATTGAACTGTTGAGGTATTTGATTATTTCGGCCAACTGCACATACAGCTTCTGAATAGATTGTCTAATGAAAGTTGCCTTTGCTAAGGTATTGCTTGTGTATGTGCTCATCATTTATTACGAGTGAAGCTCGCAACGATGCAATCTAATAGAAAGCCTAGCTGTCAACAATGTTTTGGGACAGAATGACGCAGCCTCGCGGGGGCGTTCACCGTTCTCGAGCACAGTGAACGATCTGATCAGTCTGAAGGAAACAATGTAGCCCAACTTTCCATTTTCCTGGCTGGCTGAGAAACagttacaaaataaactaaacAAAACTGGCCCGCGAGTGATACCCAATCTCCCCCATTTTTATTACAAAATAAAACATAGGATTTTGTTTatgtaaaatacaaataaaatctaAAATGACAAGGAATTCAGCTGCACATTTGTTTAATTTAGGAAACATGTTCCCAAGTATACCACAAATTAAAAACGAGACGTATTTTGCATGTGATcatgtctcaatgtaatcaaggtatgaaattattgttattttcaaaATACAATCTATTATTGGTATTAGTTGTGGTGAATTTGCAGCATTATTATAATTATGCCCCGGCCCATAACCATCGACTCCGCGGCTGAACCTAGTTGCCTTCGCCTGCAGTACTGTAAGTAGCTCTCCACCTAGCTGTCGAGACAAGTTACTACGGAGAATGCTGCTGTAGTGTCTTCAACCGAGCGCTATGAAAACCGCCGCGCAAATGTTGTTCTCTTCTGTATCCAGCCAGCCTATGCGTAGGGTTTCCTAGGAGTAGGCCCAGCGACTTTAGTTATGTAACCAAACCAATATCTAAATACAGCGCATGATTGTTGACGGTTGTCGAGAGGATAGGACAGTATCACCAATCTCTCTTATCTTGTCTAATGTAGGCTAAAAGCAGTTCTGGGACGCGCACGCTGGGTAAGTAGCACGAATCTGTCTAATTTTGTAACATATCAAACTATCATGTTATGTTAGTTAGTAAGTATATGCTAGCGTGCTGTATCACAGGTTTGCAACAATATGGCATCTATCATATAATTTATTATGGAGGTGTGGGACCAGGGTTGAATTTTCCCAGCACAGACTGTGATAATATTTATTAAGCCAATGTTGCTGACACGAGTATTAATATGGCAGACAGAGGACAGATGAGAGCGAGGAAAGGGGAATGGACTCATCACACAAAAAAATACTCTATCACCATAGAAAATTGTGATAACTGACAGACATGTAATAGTTTAATGGTTCATGCCGTTGTGCAATTATATGTTTTATTGGCAGATGTTCTATGAAATATGCTATAtgaatgacaacaacaacaatagcaCGATTTGTCATGTCATCACCTCTACGTTATTGTTCCATGTGCACTGTGCGTAATGCCTACAAGCTACCATAGTTGGGTATCACGATGCAtcgccaataaatattgaaattcGCAAAATAAACTAGTGCGTAATCTAATTGACATGACAGTGACACCGTGAACGCGGGTAGAGCACACACAGTGAATCCGGTACTGGACATCCCTCCGTTCTAGATCAGCCAGCCAGTGTAGCGACCAGGGTACACAATGTACGACCCACCGACCAAGAGCCTGATGCAGCCAGTAATAACCGTGAAGAGAAGGGCAGAGAGTGTGCGTGTGTCACAACATTAGCTCTCTGAGATACATTGGTAACGAACATGTTAAGACTCCTGGGGGGAACTGATAATCAATTATTGAGAATGTAATTGTATTGGATTCATCGTTTGTGTGTCTCCAAAAGGTTTGAACCAAGAGTTTGATATCAGACCATTTCTTACATGAATATATCACTTTTGATTTATCTTGCCTTCCAGGTCTCCTACTTGGtcattttgtaaatatatatatattttttgtaactACTACATGTTCCCATCTCATTGATATCAAATGATTAGAGATGCACAAATTGTTTTTGCACCCACCATGCATCATGTGTGTAATGGTCATGTGAGGTGAAATGTGCATATTTTGGGATGTGAAcactctgtttgtttgtttgaccTGATGAAGATCCGTTTCAGATGGAAACGTTGTCAATAAAGCTGTGAATTGGGAGCTTTAACAGTGTGAGGA contains:
- the LOC118382314 gene encoding 28S ribosomal protein S29, mitochondrial-like isoform X2, translating into MINNDWCGGAVIATLSQTGSLYAPSSAYLPQELLGEEGFDSMDPFVPVPVSSTVRRSLRAVTSTTWTATGYNTHTVRQRKGRKN